The genomic DNA TGGCCTTCGCGCACCTCCACACGCACTCCGAGTACTCGCTCCTCGACGGCGCCAATCGCATCAGCGACCTCATCGCCCGCGTCAAGGCGCTGGGGATGGACAGCGTCGCGGTCACCGACCACGGCAACATGTTCGGTGCGTGGCAGTTCCATCAGGAGGGGCGGGCCGCCGGCATCCGGCCCATCCTCGGAATGGAGGCCTACGTCGCCTTCGGCCCGCGGCAGGCCCGCGAGAAGCCGGCCGACGCGCCCGCCGCCTACGCGCACCTCGTGCTGCTGGTCCGGGACCGCGCCGGCTACCGGAACCTCATCCGGCTGTCGTCCATCGGCTACGTCGAAGGCTACTACCGCCGCCCGCGGGTGGACCGCGAGTCGCTCGAGCGCCACGCGGAGGGCCTCGTCTGCCTCTCGGCCTGCCTCTCGGGCGAGGTCGCGCTGTGGCTGCGCCAGGGCGCGTACGACCGCGCGAAGGAGGCCGCGGAGTGGCACGCGCGCACCTTCGGCGAGGGCGGGTACTGGCTCGAGGTCCAGAACCACGGCCTGGCCGAGGAGCCCGGCGTCCAGGAGGGCGTGTTCCGGCTGGCGGAGGAGCTGGGCCTGGGCGTCGTTGCGACCAACGACGCGCACTACCTGACCCGGGAGGACGCCGCGGCGCACGACGTGCTCCTGGCGATCCGCTCGGGCAAGGACCTCGACGACCCGAAGCGGTTTCGCTTCCAGGGCAGCGAGAGCTACGTCAAGTCCGAGGAGGAGATGCGGCGGGCCTTCCCGGCGCGCGACGACCTGTTCGCGAACACGCAGCGCATCGCCGAGCGGTGCGAGTTCGACTTCGAGAAGCGGTTCTTCCTGCCCGAGTTCCCGCGCCCGGCCGAGTACGCCAGCGACAACGAGCTGGTGATCGCGCTGGCCGAGGAGGGGACGCGCCGGCGCTACGGCCAGGAGCTGCCGCCCGCCGTGCGCGAGCGGCTCGACTACGAGCTGGGCGTGATCACCAAGGTGGGCTACGCCGGCTACTTCCTCATCGTGGCCGACTTCATCCGCTGGGCGCGGGAGCACGGCATCCCTGTCGGCCCCGGCCGCGGGTCCGCGGCGGGCTCGCTGGTGTCCTACGCGCTCGGCATCACCAACGTGGACCCGCTCAAGTTCGACCTGCTGTTCGAGCGGTTCCTCAACCCGGAGCGCATCTCGCCGCCCGACATCGACGTCGACTTCTGCGAGGAGCGGCGCGGCGAGGTGATCGAGTACGTCCGCGAGCGCTACGGCCGAGCGTCGGTCGGACAGATCGTGACGTTCGGGACGATGAAGGCACGGGCGGCCGTGAAGGACGTCGCCCGCGTCCTCGGGGTGCCCCCGGGCGACGCCGACCGCCTCACCAAGCTGATTCCCAGCGGGCCGGCCTACGCGCTCACCCTGCGCGAGGCGGCCGAGAAGGTGCCGGAGCTCCGGGAGATGGTGGCGCACAACCCCACCTACCAGAAGGTGGTGGAATTCGGGAGCGGGATCGAGGGCCTGTCGCGCCACATCTCGGTGCACGCCGCCGGCATCGTGATCGCGCCGGGCCCGCTCACCGACTACGTGCCGGTCTGCACGATGACCGGCAGGGGCACCGGCGCCGGGGCGGCCGACGACGCCATCATCACCCAGTACGACATGGTGGGGCTCGAGAAGGTCGGGATGCTGAAGATGGACTTCCTCGGCCTCACCACCCTCACCATCCTCCGACGCGCGGTCGACACCATCCGCGGGCGGCGCGGCGTCGAGGTGGACCTCGACGGCCTCGACCTCGAGGACCCGGCCGTGTACGCGCTGCTCCGCGGCGGCCGGACGTCGGGGGTGTTCCAGTTCGAGTCGAGCCTGGCGACCGACGCGCTGCAGCGGATGCGCTGCGACCGGTTCGACGACCTGGTGGCCACCAACGCGCTGGTGCGGCCCGGCCCGCTCGACAGCGGGATGCACCTGGTCTACATCCGGCGCAAGCGCGGCGAGGAGCCGGTCCGCTACCTGCTGCCCGAGCTGAAGGAGATCCTCGAGCCGACCTACGGCGTCATCGTCTACCAGGAGCAGGTGATGCGGATCGCGAGCGTGCTGGCGGGCTTCTCGCTCGCCGAGGCCGACGTGCTCCGCAAGGCGGTGGGGAAGAAGAAGCAGGAGCTGATCGACGAGGAGCTGGGCCGCTTCGTCGGCCGCTGCGTCGAGCGCGGCCACAAGAAGAAGGTGATCGAGGAGATCGCGGCGCAGATCCAGACCTTCGGCCGCTACGGCTTCAACAAGTCGCACGCGGTGGCCTACTCGATCGTCTCCTATCAGACCGCGTGGCTCAAGACGCACTACCCCGCCGAGTTCATGGCGGCGCTGCTGTCGTCGGCCATCGGCGACACCGACAAGGTCGTGCCGTACATCGCCGAATGCCGCGCGCTCGGCATCGAAGTCCTGCCGCCCGACGTCAACGAATCGGGATGGCACTTCACGGTGATCGGCGACCAGCGCATCCGCTTCGGCCTCGGCGCGATCAAGAACGTGGGCCGCGGCGCGATCGACGCCGTCATCGCCGCGCGCACCGCGGACGGTCCGTTCACCTCGCTCGCCGACCTCGCGACCCGGGTGGACCACCGGGTGTGCAACAAGCGGGTGCTGGAGGCCCTGGTTGCCTCCGGCGCCACCGACGCTCTGGGGGGCCACCGCGCCCAGCTGTTCGCGGCCGTGGACGGCGTGCTGGCCGAAGCGGCGCTCAAGCAGGCCGAGACCGCCGCCGGCCAGGGAACCCTGTTCGGCGAAGGCGCTTCCTCCGCCGGGCGCCCCGAGACCGGTGCCCCGCCGGCCGCGCGGCCCCCGCTGCCCGTCGTGCCCGAGTGGACCGAGACCGAGCGCCTTGCGCGCGAGAAGGAATTGGTGGGATTCTTCGTCTCCGGGCATCCGCTCAACCGCTACGCCGACGAGGCGGCGCTGTTCGGCACGCACACGACCGCCGACATCGGCCGCTGGTCGAGCGAGAAGCTCGCGGTCGCCGCCGTGGTCACCGCGGTCCGGCGCCAGATCGCGCGGCGCACCGGCGCGGAGTGGGCCAAGCTCGTGATCGAGGACTTCCACGGCACCGCCGTGTGCCTGGTGTTCCCCGAGGCCTGGGCCAAGCTCGCCAAGGTGATCGCGGCCGACGGCGCGTACCTGCTGGCGGGCGGGTATTCGGCCCGCGACCGCGGCGAAGAGGATGTCCCGTTCATCGTGGAGGAGGCCCTGTCCCTGGCCGAGCTCAAGGCCTCCGGCCGCATGGCCGTGGCGCTGCGCTGGTCCACGCACCCCGGCCGGAACGGCGAGGCCGCGCGGGCCGTGGCGGCGCTGTGCGCCGCCCATCCCGGACCGGCGCCGGTGTTCGTGGAGTGGAGCGAGGCCGGCACGGGCCGCGACCTGGTGCGGCTCCGCTCGCGGTCCTACACCGTCGCCCTGGAGGAGGAGCTGCTGGGCGCGCTGCGGGACATCCTGGGACAGGACGCGGTCACTCTCGTGAAGGCGGGGTAACCGGATGGCGACAGCACTCGCCCTGGACTTCGAGAAGCCCATCGCCGAGCTCGAGCGCCAGATCGAGGACCTCAAGCGCCTGGCCAGCCAGCGCTCGCTCGACGTGGCGCGCGAGATCGCGCCGCTCGAGACCAAGCTGGCCGAGCTGCGGACGGAGATCTACCGCAACCTGACGCCGTACCAGCGCGTCCAGGTGGCCCGGCATCCGCGCCGCCCCTACGCCCTCGACTACGTCAACGGGCTGTTCGCCGACTTCATCGAGCTGCACGGTGACCGGCTGTACCGCGACGACCCGGCCATCGTCGGCGGGCTCGGCCGGCTGGCCGGCCGCAGCGTCGTGGTCATCGGCCAGCAGAAGGGCCGGGACATCAAGGAGAACCTCAAGCGCAACTTCGGGATGCCGCACCCCGAGGGCTATCGCAAGGCGCTGCGCCTGATGCGCCTGGCCGAGCGGTTCCGACTGCCGATCGTCACGCTCATCGACACCCCGGGCGCGCACCCCGGCCTGGGAGCCGAGGAGCGCGGGCAGGCCGAGGCCATCGCGCGCAACATCGAGCGGATGGTGGTCCTCAAGACGCCGGTCGTGGTGGCGATCGTCGGCGAGGGCGGGTCCGGCGGCGCCCTGGCGCTGGCCGTCGGCGACCGCGTGCTGATCCTCGAGAACGCGATCTACTCGGTGATTTCCCCCGAGGGCTGCGCCGCCATCCTGTGGCGCGACGCGGCGCTGAAGGAGCGCGCGGCCGAGGCGCTCAAGCTGACGGCCCCCGACCTGCTCGCGATGGGCCTGGTGGACGAGATCGTGCCCGAGCCGCCCGGCGGCGCCCACGCCGATCCCGGCGCGGCCGTCGAGGCGCTGGGCGCGGCGCTCGAGCGCCACCTCGCGGAGCTGGCGGGTCTGCCCACCGACGAGCTGCTCGCGCGGCGCGGGGACAAGTATCTGCGGATGGGCAAGTTCGAGGAAGCCTAGGCGTGGCCGCCCAACTGGTCGAAATCCGCTTCAAGGGCAATCGGAAGGCGTTCTTCCGCTGGCACGAGCCGGAGCCCCTCCGGCACGACGAGCCCGTCATCGTGGAGACGGACCGCGGCCTGGACCTTGGCCACGTCTCGGCGACCGGGACCGTCGCCTCCACCAAGTGCGAGCGCTGCGCGATGCGGGCGGCGGCCCCTGAGGCCGGCGAGCGCGCCGAGGGACCCGCGCCCGCGGAGCGGCCGCGCGAGGCCGCGGCCCCCGAGCGCCCGGCCGCCGCCGCCCCCCAGGCGGAACGCCGGGTGGTCCGCCGCGCGACGGCGGCCGACACCCGGATCGCCGACGAGCTGCGGCGGGTCGAGGACGAGGTGCGCCGCAAGGCCCGCGAGCGGGCCGCCGCGCACGGCCTGGAGATGAAGGTCGCCGACGCCGAGTGGCAGTGGGACCGGAACAAGCTCACCGTGTACTTCACCGCCGAGCGCCGGGTGGACTTCCGCAACCTGGTGCGCGACCTCGCCTCGCTGTTCCGCACCCGGATCGAGCTGCGGCAGATCGGCGTCCGCGACGAGGCCAAGCGCCTCGACGGCATCGGCCGGTGCGGCCGCCAGCTGTGCTGCAGCTGGCTGCCGGAGCTGCGGCCCATCGGCCTGCAGATCGCCAAGGACCAGCGCCTCAGCCTCAACCCGACCCAGATCTCCGGCCCGTGCGGCCGCCTGCTCTGCTGCCTGCGCTTCGAGCACGACTTCTACGTGGCCTCGCGCAAGCGCTTCCCCAAGGAGGGCAAGGCCCTGGCCACGGCCCGCGGCACCGAGAAGGTGCTGAGCATCGACATCTTCCGCGAGCGGGTGACGCTGAGGGCGGAGGACGGCACGTCCCGCACGCTGCCGCTCGCCGACCTCAAGCGCGAAACCGAGGGCGCCCTCGCCGTGGCGGAGCCGGCGCCCGCGCAGCCGCCGCCGGCTCCGGCGCCGGCCCCCGCGACCGAGGCGGCCGCGCCCCAGGGGGAGCGCCGCCGCGGGCGCCGCGGCGGACGGCGCCGCCGCCGACGCCCGTGAGCGGCGGCACGCGAGCCGGGTCGGAATCCGGCGGGCGGCGCGACGACCGCATCGGTGGCGCATCAGGTTCCGGCGGGCGCGGCGGCACGCGAGCCGGGTCGGAATCCGGCGGGCGGCGCGACGACCGCGTCGGTGGCGCATCAGGTTCCGGCGGGCGCCGCTTCTACCTCACGACGGCGATTGATTACGCCAACGGCGAGCCGCACTTCGGCCACGCCCTCGAGAAGATCGGAGCCGACGCGGTCGCGCGGTACCGCC from Gemmatimonadales bacterium includes the following:
- the ricT gene encoding regulatory iron-sulfur-containing complex subunit RicT, with translation MAAQLVEIRFKGNRKAFFRWHEPEPLRHDEPVIVETDRGLDLGHVSATGTVASTKCERCAMRAAAPEAGERAEGPAPAERPREAAAPERPAAAAPQAERRVVRRATAADTRIADELRRVEDEVRRKARERAAAHGLEMKVADAEWQWDRNKLTVYFTAERRVDFRNLVRDLASLFRTRIELRQIGVRDEAKRLDGIGRCGRQLCCSWLPELRPIGLQIAKDQRLSLNPTQISGPCGRLLCCLRFEHDFYVASRKRFPKEGKALATARGTEKVLSIDIFRERVTLRAEDGTSRTLPLADLKRETEGALAVAEPAPAQPPPAPAPAPATEAAAPQGERRRGRRGGRRRRRRP
- a CDS encoding acetyl-CoA carboxylase carboxyltransferase subunit alpha produces the protein MATALALDFEKPIAELERQIEDLKRLASQRSLDVAREIAPLETKLAELRTEIYRNLTPYQRVQVARHPRRPYALDYVNGLFADFIELHGDRLYRDDPAIVGGLGRLAGRSVVVIGQQKGRDIKENLKRNFGMPHPEGYRKALRLMRLAERFRLPIVTLIDTPGAHPGLGAEERGQAEAIARNIERMVVLKTPVVVAIVGEGGSGGALALAVGDRVLILENAIYSVISPEGCAAILWRDAALKERAAEALKLTAPDLLAMGLVDEIVPEPPGGAHADPGAAVEALGAALERHLAELAGLPTDELLARRGDKYLRMGKFEEA
- the dnaE gene encoding DNA polymerase III subunit alpha; protein product: MAFAHLHTHSEYSLLDGANRISDLIARVKALGMDSVAVTDHGNMFGAWQFHQEGRAAGIRPILGMEAYVAFGPRQAREKPADAPAAYAHLVLLVRDRAGYRNLIRLSSIGYVEGYYRRPRVDRESLERHAEGLVCLSACLSGEVALWLRQGAYDRAKEAAEWHARTFGEGGYWLEVQNHGLAEEPGVQEGVFRLAEELGLGVVATNDAHYLTREDAAAHDVLLAIRSGKDLDDPKRFRFQGSESYVKSEEEMRRAFPARDDLFANTQRIAERCEFDFEKRFFLPEFPRPAEYASDNELVIALAEEGTRRRYGQELPPAVRERLDYELGVITKVGYAGYFLIVADFIRWAREHGIPVGPGRGSAAGSLVSYALGITNVDPLKFDLLFERFLNPERISPPDIDVDFCEERRGEVIEYVRERYGRASVGQIVTFGTMKARAAVKDVARVLGVPPGDADRLTKLIPSGPAYALTLREAAEKVPELREMVAHNPTYQKVVEFGSGIEGLSRHISVHAAGIVIAPGPLTDYVPVCTMTGRGTGAGAADDAIITQYDMVGLEKVGMLKMDFLGLTTLTILRRAVDTIRGRRGVEVDLDGLDLEDPAVYALLRGGRTSGVFQFESSLATDALQRMRCDRFDDLVATNALVRPGPLDSGMHLVYIRRKRGEEPVRYLLPELKEILEPTYGVIVYQEQVMRIASVLAGFSLAEADVLRKAVGKKKQELIDEELGRFVGRCVERGHKKKVIEEIAAQIQTFGRYGFNKSHAVAYSIVSYQTAWLKTHYPAEFMAALLSSAIGDTDKVVPYIAECRALGIEVLPPDVNESGWHFTVIGDQRIRFGLGAIKNVGRGAIDAVIAARTADGPFTSLADLATRVDHRVCNKRVLEALVASGATDALGGHRAQLFAAVDGVLAEAALKQAETAAGQGTLFGEGASSAGRPETGAPPAARPPLPVVPEWTETERLAREKELVGFFVSGHPLNRYADEAALFGTHTTADIGRWSSEKLAVAAVVTAVRRQIARRTGAEWAKLVIEDFHGTAVCLVFPEAWAKLAKVIAADGAYLLAGGYSARDRGEEDVPFIVEEALSLAELKASGRMAVALRWSTHPGRNGEAARAVAALCAAHPGPAPVFVEWSEAGTGRDLVRLRSRSYTVALEEELLGALRDILGQDAVTLVKAG